A stretch of the Anaeromyxobacter sp. genome encodes the following:
- a CDS encoding glycosyltransferase → MATSPLFFRWFMTGHVPALRAAGWDVRLVSGPGPELAPFAAQVGAPAHPVALEREIRPLADLRALLELLALLKRLRPELVHASTPKAGLFGMLAAWLLRVPVRVYHCHGLRYETARGPLRLVLAAAERVACGLATQVLAVSGSLAEALVARGLAPAAKVTVLHLGSVSGVEAAHRFVPAPPAARRAARARLGIPPEARVLGFVGRVVRDKGIPELWRAWLGLRQALPDLHWVLVGPVEDGDPVPPEVLAGLRADPRVHLTGQDEDTPPLFAAMDVVALPSFREGFGLVTAEAGAMGLPVVASRVTGIVDAVVDGETGTLVPAGDEAALAAALRRYLTDPALAARHGAAARARVLRDYPPAALEAALVERYRAWSAASATAATASSSPTR, encoded by the coding sequence CGGCGCAGGTGGGGGCGCCGGCCCACCCGGTGGCGCTGGAGCGCGAGATCCGGCCGCTGGCCGACCTGCGGGCGCTGCTGGAGCTGCTGGCGCTCCTCAAGCGGCTGCGGCCGGAGCTGGTGCACGCCAGCACGCCCAAGGCCGGGCTGTTCGGCATGCTGGCGGCCTGGCTGCTCCGGGTGCCGGTGCGCGTCTACCACTGCCACGGGCTGCGCTACGAGACGGCGCGCGGGCCGCTCCGGCTGGTGCTGGCGGCCGCCGAGCGGGTGGCCTGCGGCCTGGCCACCCAGGTGCTGGCGGTGAGCGGCTCGCTGGCGGAGGCGCTGGTGGCGCGCGGGCTGGCGCCGGCGGCCAAGGTCACGGTGCTCCACCTGGGCAGCGTGAGCGGCGTGGAGGCGGCCCACCGCTTCGTGCCGGCCCCGCCGGCGGCGCGGCGCGCGGCCCGGGCGCGCCTGGGGATCCCGCCGGAGGCGCGGGTGCTGGGCTTCGTGGGGCGGGTGGTGCGCGACAAGGGCATCCCGGAGCTGTGGCGGGCCTGGCTCGGCCTGCGCCAGGCGCTGCCCGACCTGCACTGGGTGCTGGTGGGGCCGGTGGAGGACGGCGACCCGGTGCCGCCCGAGGTGCTGGCCGGGCTGCGCGCCGACCCGCGGGTGCACCTCACCGGGCAGGACGAGGACACCCCGCCGCTCTTCGCCGCCATGGACGTGGTGGCGCTGCCGTCGTTCCGCGAGGGGTTCGGGCTGGTGACGGCCGAGGCCGGGGCCATGGGGCTGCCGGTGGTGGCCTCGCGCGTGACCGGCATCGTGGACGCGGTGGTGGACGGCGAGACCGGCACCCTGGTGCCGGCGGGCGACGAGGCGGCGCTGGCGGCGGCGCTGCGCCGCTACCTCACGGACCCGGCGCTGGCGGCGCGCCACGGCGCGGCGGCGCGGGCCCGGGTGCTGCGCGACTACCCGCCGGCGGCGCTGGAGGCGGCGCTGGTGGAGCGCTACCGGGCCTGGAGCGCGGCCAGCGCCACCGCGGCCACGGCCAGCAGCAGCCCCACCAGGTGA
- a CDS encoding undecaprenyl/decaprenyl-phosphate alpha-N-acetylglucosaminyl 1-phosphate transferase: MFTVLLVCAGAALLAALLAPPVRDLARAYGLLDQPDPARKLHTRAVPRLGGVALLAAFHAALGAWLLLAPAAPGAVDGLGGLLLGGALVAGLGLYDDLRWAGAPLKLTVQVAAALVAWQAGWRLEAVALPFLGPLALGPLALPATVLWLTLVTNALNLLDGLDGLAAGQAVLAAAALGAVAWLNGEGGLVVLLAALLGATAGVLPWNRHPASLFLGDSGSMGLGFLLGAASLRAAAVAPGQVALLVPVVALSLPLGDTLFAFVRRALAWKNPLKGDQGHLHHRLLAAGVGHAAAVRRLHLVGLLLAVAAVALAALQAR, encoded by the coding sequence GTGTTCACCGTACTCCTCGTCTGTGCCGGGGCCGCCCTGCTGGCGGCCCTGCTCGCGCCGCCGGTGCGCGACCTGGCCCGCGCCTACGGCCTGCTCGACCAGCCGGACCCGGCCCGCAAGCTCCACACCCGGGCCGTGCCCCGGCTGGGCGGCGTGGCCCTGCTGGCCGCCTTCCACGCCGCGCTGGGGGCCTGGCTCCTCCTGGCGCCGGCCGCGCCCGGCGCGGTGGACGGCCTGGGCGGTCTCCTGCTCGGCGGCGCCCTGGTGGCCGGCCTCGGGCTCTACGACGACCTGCGCTGGGCCGGCGCGCCCCTCAAGCTCACCGTGCAGGTGGCGGCGGCGCTGGTGGCCTGGCAGGCCGGCTGGCGCCTGGAGGCGGTGGCGCTGCCCTTCCTGGGGCCGCTGGCGCTCGGCCCGCTCGCCCTGCCGGCCACGGTGCTCTGGCTCACCCTGGTGACCAACGCCCTCAACCTGCTCGACGGGCTCGACGGCCTGGCCGCCGGGCAGGCGGTGCTGGCGGCGGCGGCGCTGGGCGCGGTGGCCTGGCTGAACGGGGAGGGCGGCCTGGTGGTGCTGCTGGCCGCGCTGCTCGGCGCCACCGCCGGGGTGCTGCCCTGGAACCGCCACCCCGCCTCCCTCTTCCTGGGCGACTCAGGCTCCATGGGGCTGGGCTTCCTGCTCGGCGCCGCCTCGCTCCGGGCGGCGGCGGTGGCGCCCGGCCAGGTGGCGCTGCTGGTGCCGGTGGTGGCCCTCTCGCTGCCGCTCGGCGACACCCTCTTCGCCTTCGTGCGCCGCGCGCTGGCCTGGAAGAACCCGCTCAAGGGCGACCAGGGCCACCTGCACCACCGCCTGCTCGCGGCCGGGGTGGGCCACGCCGCGGCGGTGCGGCGGCTTCACCTGGTGGGGCTGCTGCTGGCCGTGGCCGCGGTGGCGCTGGCCGCGCTCCAGGCCCGGTAG